One window of the Chryseobacterium camelliae genome contains the following:
- the mutY gene encoding A/G-specific adenine glycosylase yields the protein MEHQNRTSQFLHIGNRLLGWYQKNARDLPFRQTKDPYKIWICEIVFQQTRISQGLNHYNNFISRFPDVQTLAAADENEVMLYWKGLGYYSRAINIHKAAQQIMHDYQGVFPSEYEEILKLKGVGKYTAAAVSSICFDGKMPAVDGNFYRVLSRLFADDYDISGSGAFAYFSELSKLIMPDDVGDFNQAMMDLGSEICKPKNPLCHSCPVNDDCLAYSLGKVSAFPVKTKKVKTENLQLRYYFVHRNGQFLIQQRKDDFIWKKLFEFPPEIPEELETYIVGLQVIGHKLTHKNLCIEIYEVEMTSDEVWDQLIAENGYLVTDKEASHEKSFPKPLETYIQKWLRA from the coding sequence TTGGAACATCAAAACAGAACTTCACAATTTCTTCACATAGGAAACAGGCTGCTCGGCTGGTACCAAAAAAATGCGAGAGACCTTCCTTTCAGACAAACCAAAGACCCTTATAAAATCTGGATCTGCGAAATCGTTTTCCAGCAGACCAGGATCAGCCAGGGCCTGAACCATTACAACAATTTCATCAGCCGTTTTCCGGATGTACAAACCCTTGCAGCGGCAGATGAGAATGAAGTCATGCTCTACTGGAAAGGCCTGGGGTATTATTCACGGGCGATCAACATCCATAAGGCGGCACAGCAGATCATGCATGATTATCAGGGTGTTTTTCCCTCAGAATATGAGGAAATCCTGAAGCTTAAAGGCGTGGGTAAATATACGGCTGCCGCAGTTTCCAGCATTTGCTTTGATGGTAAAATGCCGGCTGTTGACGGAAACTTTTACCGTGTTCTGAGCCGGCTTTTCGCAGATGATTATGATATTTCAGGTTCCGGTGCCTTCGCCTATTTCTCAGAACTGTCAAAGCTTATCATGCCCGATGATGTAGGGGATTTCAACCAGGCGATGATGGATCTGGGTTCGGAAATATGCAAGCCTAAGAATCCGTTGTGCCACAGCTGTCCGGTTAATGATGACTGTCTGGCATATTCACTCGGCAAAGTATCCGCATTTCCTGTAAAGACCAAAAAAGTAAAAACGGAAAACCTTCAGCTCAGGTATTATTTTGTTCACCGGAACGGGCAGTTTCTCATTCAGCAGCGTAAAGATGATTTCATCTGGAAAAAACTCTTCGAATTCCCTCCGGAGATTCCCGAAGAGCTGGAAACCTATATCGTAGGACTACAGGTCATCGGCCATAAGCTTACCCATAAAAACCTGTGCATAGAGATCTATGAAGTTGAAATGACTTCAGATGAAGTATGGGATCAATTAATTGCTGAAAACGGGTATCTTGTCACCGATAAGGAAGCTTCCCATGAAAAATCATTTCCCAAACCTCTTGAAACCTATATTCAAAAGTGGCTGAGAGCCTGA